A section of the Ignavibacteriales bacterium genome encodes:
- a CDS encoding STAS domain-containing protein has product MEEFNIQLKNDDGITVVHVEGFLDAHTSTDLEKCFEDLIRDKDYRIVVNFDKLTYISSAGLGVFMAFIETMRDNNGDIKLSNMSDKIYNIFDMLGFPVLFEIYKDEKAALDKFKNGNKDENVN; this is encoded by the coding sequence ATGGAAGAGTTTAACATCCAACTTAAAAACGACGATGGAATAACGGTAGTCCATGTGGAAGGATTTTTGGATGCCCATACATCAACAGACCTGGAGAAGTGCTTCGAGGACCTTATACGGGATAAGGATTATAGGATCGTGGTCAATTTTGACAAGCTGACCTATATCAGCAGCGCAGGGCTGGGTGTATTTATGGCATTTATAGAAACCATGAGAGACAACAACGGTGACATAAAACTAAGCAATATGAGCGACAAGATATATAATATATTCGACATGCTCGGATTCCCCGTTTTATTTGAGATATATAAAGACGAAAAAGCCGCGCTCGACAAATTTAAAAACGGAAATAAAGATGAAAATGTAAATTGA
- a CDS encoding SDR family NAD(P)-dependent oxidoreductase, with amino-acid sequence MSDKKIAIVTGGTGALGRCVVDRLASDGVKVYVPAISMEDFNSVFDRSQSSDEPEIKSIFSFVCNATDESSVVEFVDSVSKLEEGQIDYLINTVGGIHGKITIDEMDTKTLDSMYDFNFKSTFYFSREVLKRMKEKNYGRIISIGAIAALEPSPGVFAYSMSKAGVINLMNTIAEENKGTDIRANTVIPSILDTPANREWGSDEDIKTWVKPEKVADIIWTLLRDSFSDVRQSMVKVYGKY; translated from the coding sequence ATGAGCGATAAAAAAATAGCGATTGTAACAGGCGGTACCGGAGCTCTCGGCAGATGTGTCGTCGATAGGCTCGCTTCCGACGGCGTAAAGGTTTACGTGCCGGCCATCTCGATGGAAGATTTTAATTCCGTCTTCGACCGCTCCCAGAGTTCGGATGAACCTGAGATTAAATCCATTTTCAGCTTCGTTTGCAATGCTACCGATGAATCCTCAGTGGTAGAGTTCGTCGACAGCGTTTCTAAGCTCGAAGAGGGACAGATCGATTACCTGATAAATACAGTCGGTGGAATACATGGCAAGATAACTATCGATGAAATGGACACCAAAACCCTCGACAGTATGTACGATTTCAATTTCAAGTCTACGTTTTATTTTTCTCGTGAAGTGCTGAAGCGTATGAAAGAAAAAAATTATGGACGCATTATCTCGATTGGTGCGATTGCCGCGCTGGAGCCGTCGCCCGGTGTTTTTGCTTATTCTATGTCTAAAGCCGGCGTAATTAACCTTATGAATACTATTGCCGAGGAGAATAAAGGCACTGATATCCGTGCTAATACTGTTATCCCGAGCATTCTGGATACGCCCGCTAATCGTGAGTGGGGAAGTGACGAGGACATTAAAACTTGGGTGAAACCCGAAAAAGTTGCCGATATCATCTGGACGCTCTTGCGGGACAGCTTCAGTGATGTCCGCCAGAGTATGGTAAAAGTTTACGGTAAGTACTGA
- a CDS encoding aldehyde dehydrogenase: protein MKQKFILDINPSTGELIEKIKCSSKGEIASAVKLARKALKVWSNTPLKKRCSAVKKIADDLYKNREKIGKLVTMEMGKVYKSAVGETIGSSYGIKEHIKLAEEAYQTEIHKEEDLTTELHRSPIGVVGIITPWNFPVGMPESLLTPAILAGNTVVFKPSENTPLTGKAIYEIYNRHLPKGVINLLQGAGEVGNEIVNSDIDMVGFVGSQAVGKKIMEASSKRLNRLVLELGGKDPMVVLKDADLKKAAGYAVNGSLRNSGQVCVSVERIYVDEKIADKFEKLILEGVKKFRVGDGFDENSDMGPMVNKTQKDHVVSQIEEAKKKGAKVLYGGTNGEDTKGYFLQPTVLTNLKDSHDIMIRETFGPVVCIQKVKNEEEALQKANNSPFGLGATIWTKNKKKGKELARRIESGMIGLNQGIGGVSGTPWVGIKQSGFGYLGSIDGMRQFTVPKKISYRD from the coding sequence ATGAAACAGAAGTTCATTCTGGATATTAATCCATCCACAGGAGAATTAATCGAAAAGATAAAGTGCTCATCGAAAGGCGAGATAGCATCTGCAGTTAAACTCGCGCGTAAAGCTCTCAAAGTATGGAGCAATACTCCGCTTAAGAAAAGATGCTCTGCTGTAAAAAAGATTGCTGACGACCTCTATAAAAATCGTGAAAAGATTGGTAAACTTGTTACGATGGAAATGGGTAAGGTGTATAAATCTGCCGTCGGTGAAACAATCGGCTCATCTTACGGCATAAAAGAACATATTAAGCTTGCCGAAGAAGCATACCAGACAGAGATTCATAAAGAGGAAGACCTTACTACGGAACTCCACCGTTCACCGATTGGTGTCGTTGGTATCATTACTCCGTGGAATTTCCCGGTTGGTATGCCCGAATCTCTTCTTACTCCCGCTATATTAGCAGGAAATACGGTAGTCTTTAAACCGTCCGAAAATACTCCGCTGACCGGTAAAGCCATTTACGAAATTTATAACAGGCACCTCCCTAAAGGAGTTATCAATCTTCTGCAGGGCGCAGGTGAAGTCGGTAACGAGATAGTTAATTCTGATATCGATATGGTTGGTTTCGTAGGTTCGCAGGCTGTTGGTAAAAAGATCATGGAAGCATCATCTAAACGCCTCAATCGTCTCGTTCTCGAACTCGGCGGAAAAGACCCTATGGTCGTACTTAAAGACGCTGACCTCAAAAAAGCTGCCGGCTATGCTGTTAACGGCTCATTGAGAAATTCCGGGCAGGTTTGCGTTTCAGTTGAACGTATTTATGTTGATGAGAAGATTGCTGATAAATTCGAAAAGCTCATCCTTGAAGGCGTGAAGAAATTCCGCGTCGGTGACGGTTTCGATGAAAATTCCGATATGGGTCCTATGGTGAATAAAACCCAGAAAGATCACGTCGTCAGCCAGATAGAGGAAGCGAAGAAGAAAGGCGCGAAAGTTCTCTACGGCGGTACGAACGGCGAAGATACTAAAGGATATTTCCTCCAGCCGACTGTGCTTACTAACCTGAAGGACAGCCACGACATTATGATCCGCGAAACTTTCGGACCTGTCGTCTGTATCCAGAAGGTTAAGAATGAGGAGGAAGCGCTCCAGAAAGCTAATAATTCTCCTTTCGGTCTCGGTGCTACTATCTGGACTAAGAACAAGAAAAAAGGAAAAGAGCTTGCGCGCAGGATAGAATCCGGTATGATTGGTTTAAATCAGGGTATCGGAGGGGTTTCCGGTACGCCGTGGGTCGGCATCAAGCAGAGCGGCTTCGGCTACCTCGGTTCTATCGACGGCATGCGCCAGTTCACCGTCCCAAAGAAAATTTCCTACAGAGACTAA
- a CDS encoding NAD-dependent epimerase/dehydratase family protein has translation MVTGGAGFLGFHISRKIDRITDPKNTTFFDIAEFPQGEYNPEINCIYGDVRDKKQMDEMMKDVDVVIHCAAALPLWKKKDIFETNVDGTRNVLDSALKSKVNRVIHISSTAVYGVPDVHPLFEYHNRIGVGPYGESKVQAEEVCEEYRAKGLPICILRPKSFIGIARLGVFQILYDWVESGVKIPIIGNGKNRYQLFEVEDLVDAILLASTLPLEKINDTFNVGAKEFKTVEEDVGAMCDYAGTGSRVMRTPSWMVKPALRFFEVLGVSPLYKWIYGTADTDSFVSIEKAQTQLGWDPQYSNSEALIRSYQWYLDNKGTIQQGTGVTHRIAWKQGILSFFKKFL, from the coding sequence GTGGTGACCGGTGGAGCCGGTTTTCTCGGCTTCCATATCTCTCGTAAAATTGACCGGATCACCGACCCGAAAAATACAACGTTTTTTGATATAGCTGAATTTCCTCAGGGTGAATATAACCCTGAGATCAATTGCATCTATGGCGACGTTCGCGATAAAAAGCAGATGGATGAAATGATGAAGGACGTCGACGTTGTTATTCACTGCGCCGCCGCGCTTCCGCTGTGGAAAAAGAAAGATATCTTTGAAACGAACGTCGACGGCACACGAAACGTTCTCGACAGTGCGCTAAAAAGCAAAGTTAATCGCGTCATTCACATTTCCTCGACGGCGGTTTACGGTGTGCCCGACGTGCATCCGCTTTTTGAATACCATAACCGCATTGGCGTTGGTCCTTACGGCGAAAGCAAAGTGCAGGCTGAGGAGGTTTGTGAAGAATACAGAGCGAAGGGCTTGCCCATTTGTATCCTGCGCCCCAAGAGCTTCATCGGTATCGCACGTCTCGGCGTATTCCAGATCCTCTATGATTGGGTTGAGTCCGGTGTTAAGATCCCTATCATCGGTAACGGTAAGAACCGCTACCAGCTTTTCGAAGTCGAAGACCTGGTTGATGCTATCCTTCTTGCTTCAACTCTTCCTCTCGAAAAGATCAACGACACATTCAATGTCGGCGCGAAAGAGTTTAAAACAGTTGAAGAAGACGTCGGCGCGATGTGTGATTACGCAGGAACGGGCTCTCGGGTTATGCGTACCCCTTCATGGATGGTAAAACCTGCGCTGAGATTTTTTGAAGTGCTCGGTGTTTCCCCGTTGTATAAATGGATTTACGGTACAGCCGATACCGACTCATTCGTATCTATAGAAAAAGCGCAGACACAGCTTGGTTGGGATCCGCAGTACTCTAATTCCGAAGCGCTTATTCGTTCCTATCAGTGGTACCTCGATAATAAAGGCACTATTCAGCAGGGAACAGGCGTAACTCACAGGATAGCCTGGAAGCAGGGTATCCTCAGTTTCTTTAAAAAGTTTTTATAA
- a CDS encoding anhydro-N-acetylmuramic acid kinase — MKKVIDLINRDKKLIIGVLSGTSVDAVDIALTEVIGSEADTKVSVAKFDSIPIPQDIKQYILRASNKESGTVADVCKLNALIGNLFADSINNFLSANGIDKKDVDLIGSHGQTLYHIPQEEELHGYKFKSTLQVGDPSVIANKTGITTVGDFRTADMALGGEGAPLVPFLDYVLFKSDTKNRLLVNIGGIANVTFLPKNGEIDSVTAFDSGPGNMVIDRLMMEFYDKPYDENGVTASDGKIQQKLFDDVLKFDNYYNRKPPKSTGREFYGESFIEYIVSVAHGISDEDVIRTMTQYTAYTIHYNVKEFINGKPDEVLVSGGGANNPFLMGLIKDYFFEAEVKPLELNGINPDNKEAVLFAVLANEAIHGNYANLPLVSGAEKKTVLGKICLV; from the coding sequence ATGAAAAAGGTCATAGATTTAATAAATAGGGATAAGAAGCTTATTATTGGGGTTTTATCCGGAACTTCGGTCGATGCGGTGGATATTGCATTAACTGAGGTAATCGGCTCAGAGGCTGATACTAAGGTTTCCGTGGCCAAATTTGACTCCATTCCCATTCCGCAGGATATTAAGCAGTATATTCTCAGAGCCTCGAATAAGGAATCTGGTACTGTGGCGGACGTATGCAAACTTAATGCTCTGATAGGAAATCTCTTCGCGGACAGCATAAATAATTTTCTCTCCGCTAATGGGATAGATAAAAAGGACGTTGATCTGATCGGATCTCATGGACAGACGTTGTACCATATACCTCAGGAGGAGGAACTCCACGGATACAAATTCAAATCCACATTACAGGTAGGTGACCCGTCAGTCATCGCGAATAAGACCGGCATCACAACCGTCGGGGATTTTCGTACTGCGGACATGGCGCTCGGTGGTGAAGGTGCTCCGCTCGTACCGTTTCTTGATTATGTTCTTTTTAAAAGTGATACAAAGAACCGTCTCCTTGTGAATATCGGCGGCATCGCAAACGTAACGTTTCTTCCAAAAAACGGGGAGATAGATTCCGTTACGGCGTTCGACTCCGGTCCCGGTAATATGGTCATCGACCGTTTGATGATGGAATTTTACGATAAACCTTACGACGAAAACGGCGTAACCGCTTCCGACGGAAAGATTCAACAAAAGCTCTTCGACGATGTCTTGAAGTTCGATAATTACTATAACCGTAAACCGCCGAAATCTACCGGCAGGGAATTTTACGGAGAGAGCTTCATCGAATATATCGTTTCCGTCGCGCACGGTATATCCGATGAGGATGTAATTAGAACGATGACGCAGTACACAGCGTACACGATACACTATAACGTGAAAGAGTTCATAAATGGCAAGCCCGACGAAGTGCTCGTTAGCGGCGGCGGCGCAAATAACCCATTCCTGATGGGGTTGATAAAGGATTATTTCTTTGAGGCAGAGGTAAAGCCTCTTGAGTTGAATGGTATAAATCCCGATAATAAGGAAGCCGTTCTCTTTGCGGTTCTGGCTAATGAGGCGATTCACGGCAACTATGCCAATCTCCCTCTCGTGTCAGGCGCTGAGAAAAAAACCGTTTTAGGAAAAATTTGTCTTGTATAA